The following are encoded together in the Parabacteroides chongii genome:
- the dnaN gene encoding DNA polymerase III subunit beta: MRFDVSSTALLSRLQSISKVIASKNSLPILDSFLFDLDGNKLTITASDAETRLVTSVEVMNAKGTGLFAVSAKILLDPLKELPEQPLTFDINDENLEIFIHFQNGKYNFIGQKGDTYPQQKPLNDNAIAIIVNSQMLLNGISRSLFATADDELRPVMNGVYFDIHTDDLTFVASDGHKLVRLRNLSVKSPERASFILPKKPANLLKNLLGKETEMVNIKFDDNNAYVSCVNFEMVCRLIEGRYPNYNSVIPQDNPFKVTIDRVSFLNALKRVSVFSNPASSLVKLQLKESEMVVSAQDIDFSTSAEEKIVCQFDGTELNIGFKATYLIEILSNINSEEVILELADPSRAGLIVPAENEENEDQLMLLMPMMLND; the protein is encoded by the coding sequence ATGAGATTTGATGTATCCAGCACTGCGCTGTTATCACGTTTGCAGTCTATCAGCAAAGTTATTGCGTCTAAGAATTCTTTACCGATCCTCGACAGCTTCCTGTTCGACCTTGATGGTAATAAACTGACTATAACAGCTTCGGATGCTGAAACACGTCTGGTTACTTCTGTTGAGGTGATGAATGCAAAAGGAACCGGACTTTTCGCCGTTTCTGCCAAGATTCTGCTCGATCCTTTGAAGGAGCTGCCTGAACAACCGCTTACTTTTGATATTAACGACGAGAACCTGGAGATCTTTATCCATTTCCAGAACGGTAAATACAATTTCATCGGCCAGAAAGGAGATACTTACCCGCAACAAAAGCCGTTGAATGATAATGCTATCGCTATCATCGTCAATTCACAGATGTTATTGAACGGCATCAGTCGCTCGCTTTTTGCTACAGCCGACGATGAGCTTCGCCCGGTGATGAACGGAGTCTATTTCGATATCCATACCGATGATCTGACTTTTGTCGCATCAGACGGACACAAACTGGTTCGCTTGCGTAATCTGTCAGTGAAATCACCCGAAAGAGCTTCTTTTATTTTGCCGAAAAAGCCGGCTAACTTATTGAAGAATCTGTTGGGTAAAGAAACAGAGATGGTGAATATCAAATTCGATGATAACAATGCTTATGTAAGCTGTGTAAACTTCGAAATGGTTTGCCGCCTGATAGAAGGCCGTTATCCGAATTACAACAGTGTGATTCCGCAGGACAATCCGTTCAAGGTAACAATCGACCGTGTATCTTTCTTGAACGCCTTGAAGCGTGTATCCGTGTTCTCTAATCCGGCAAGCAGCCTGGTTAAGCTGCAGTTGAAGGAAAGCGAAATGGTTGTTTCCGCACAGGATATCGATTTTTCTACTTCCGCTGAAGAAAAGATCGTTTGCCAGTTTGACGGAACTGAACTGAATATCGGTTTCAAGGCAACCTATCTGATTGAAATATTAAGTAACATCAATTCGGAAGAAGTAATTCTTGAATTGGCAGATCCCTCACGTGCCGGCCTGATCGTTCCTGCTGAAAATGAAGAGAACGAAGACCAGCTGATGCTGCTTATGCCAATGATGTTGAATGACTAA
- a CDS encoding 3'-5' exonuclease produces MQLNLRNPLVFFDLETTGINIVKDRIVEISFVKVHPNGKEECKTRRINPEMPIPPESTAIHGITDEDVKDCPTFKEIAKSLAAQIEGCDLAGYNSNRFDIPLLAEEFLRAGVDIDLNKRKFIDVQTIFHKMEQRTLSAAYKFYCDKSLENAHTAEADTMATYEILKAQLDRYPDDLQNDMEFLSKYSSFTNNVDFAGRMVYNEDGKEVINFGKYKGKLVEEVLKNDPGYYSWIMNGDFPLNTKKVLTEIKLRGFNSK; encoded by the coding sequence ATGCAATTAAACCTGAGAAACCCGTTAGTCTTCTTTGACCTGGAGACTACGGGTATAAATATCGTCAAAGACCGTATCGTTGAAATCTCTTTTGTGAAGGTTCACCCTAACGGCAAAGAAGAGTGTAAAACGAGACGTATCAACCCGGAAATGCCCATTCCACCGGAATCGACAGCGATCCACGGCATTACGGATGAAGACGTAAAAGATTGCCCAACCTTTAAAGAAATAGCAAAATCACTGGCTGCGCAGATTGAAGGCTGTGATTTGGCAGGATATAATTCCAACCGCTTCGATATACCTTTGCTGGCTGAAGAATTTCTTCGTGCGGGAGTGGATATCGACCTGAACAAGCGTAAGTTTATCGATGTGCAGACTATTTTCCATAAGATGGAACAACGTACGCTTTCTGCCGCTTATAAGTTTTATTGCGATAAGAGCCTGGAAAATGCTCATACTGCAGAAGCCGATACAATGGCGACTTATGAGATTTTGAAAGCACAGCTCGACCGTTATCCGGATGATTTGCAGAACGATATGGAATTTCTTTCCAAATATTCCAGCTTCACCAATAATGTGGATTTTGCAGGCCGTATGGTTTACAATGAAGATGGTAAAGAAGTCATCAATTTCGGTAAATACAAAGGCAAGCTGGTGGAAGAGGTGCTGAAGAACGACCCGGGTTATTATTCTTGGATCATGAATGGCGATTTCCCGTTGAATACGAAGAAAGTGCTTACCGAAATCAAATTGAGAGGTTTTAATTCGAAATAA
- the rpmG gene encoding 50S ribosomal protein L33, translating to MAKKAKGNRVQVILECTEHKESGMPGTSRYITTKNRKNTTQRLELMKYNPILKKMTLHKEIK from the coding sequence ATGGCAAAGAAAGCAAAAGGTAACAGAGTTCAGGTTATTCTTGAATGTACTGAACACAAAGAAAGTGGTATGCCGGGTACATCCAGATACATCACTACAAAGAATAGAAAAAATACAACTCAGAGATTGGAACTGATGAAGTACAATCCGATTCTGAAGAAGATGACTTTACACAAAGAAATTAAGTAA
- the rpmB gene encoding 50S ribosomal protein L28, which translates to MSKICQITGKKAMVGNNVSHSKRRTKRKFDVNLFTKKFYWVEQDCWVSLNISAAGLRTINKLGLDAAIKKAAEKGYLNA; encoded by the coding sequence ATGTCTAAAATTTGTCAAATTACCGGAAAGAAAGCAATGGTTGGCAACAACGTTTCTCACTCTAAGAGAAGAACGAAACGTAAGTTTGATGTTAACCTGTTTACTAAGAAGTTCTACTGGGTAGAACAGGATTGTTGGGTTAGCCTGAATATTTCAGCCGCAGGCTTGCGTACTATCAATAAGCTGGGCTTAGATGCAGCAATTAAAAAAGCAGCTGAAAAAGGTTATTTAAACGCTTAA
- a CDS encoding nitroreductase family protein, whose translation MARNFKEAVEHRRTYYHITNSSPISDNEIKEIIAFAVKNVPSAFNSQSSRVVLLLGKNHKKFWDITKEALKAIVPAEAFEKTLAKINTSFDCGYGTILYFEDMAVVENLQKAFPSYKDNFPIWSQQTSAMHQFAIWTMLEDAGLGASLQHYNPLIDEMVQNEWKLDPNWKLIAQMPFGTPTEGPGGKEFDPMGERFLTFE comes from the coding sequence ATGGCTAGAAATTTTAAAGAAGCAGTAGAACACAGGAGAACATACTATCACATCACTAACAGCTCTCCTATTTCAGACAATGAGATTAAAGAGATCATCGCATTTGCAGTGAAAAACGTACCTTCCGCTTTCAACTCGCAATCGTCACGGGTAGTTCTTCTTTTAGGAAAGAACCATAAGAAGTTTTGGGATATCACAAAAGAAGCATTAAAAGCGATTGTTCCGGCAGAAGCATTTGAAAAAACGCTTGCAAAGATCAATACCAGCTTCGACTGCGGGTATGGAACTATTTTATACTTTGAAGATATGGCAGTTGTAGAAAACTTACAGAAAGCTTTTCCGAGTTACAAAGATAATTTCCCTATCTGGTCACAACAAACTTCCGCCATGCATCAGTTCGCTATTTGGACGATGTTGGAAGATGCCGGCCTGGGTGCTTCCCTGCAACATTACAATCCGTTAATCGATGAAATGGTGCAAAATGAATGGAAACTCGACCCGAACTGGAAGCTGATCGCACAAATGCCGTTCGGTACACCGACCGAAGGACCGGGAGGAAAAGAATTCGACCCGATGGGAGAACGTTTCCTTACTTTTGAATAA
- a CDS encoding iron-containing alcohol dehydrogenase has product MNNFEFANPVKVVFGKGTIARLSALIPAGSKVLMVYGGGSIKKNGIYDQVTNALEGFEVTEFPGIEANPHYETCMKAVEIVKEKKIDFLLAVGGGSVIDATKFIAAAYYYEGEPWDILSKGGVIKKALPLGVVLTLSATGSEMNERSVISRAETREKLNFASPLVFPQFAVLDPEVTYSLPARQVANGVVDSFIHVVEQYLTYPVNAKVQDAFSEGLMKVIYDEGIKVLDHPQDYDIRANLMWAATNALNVWIGQGVPQDWSSHRMGYALTAQFGLDHAQTLAILLPGVMTYMFKEKQAKLARMGEVVFGITEGTEEERARKTITACEDFFRRMGLKTRLSECGIKESDLDALAAPVDKQGWHLGEHHNIDSKVTRDILMLRL; this is encoded by the coding sequence ATGAACAACTTTGAGTTTGCCAATCCTGTAAAAGTAGTATTCGGGAAAGGTACGATTGCACGTTTATCCGCGCTGATTCCTGCCGGAAGCAAGGTACTGATGGTTTATGGAGGCGGAAGTATTAAGAAAAACGGTATCTACGACCAGGTAACAAATGCGTTGGAAGGTTTTGAAGTAACCGAATTTCCGGGTATCGAAGCCAATCCGCATTATGAAACCTGCATGAAAGCGGTAGAGATTGTAAAAGAAAAGAAAATTGATTTCCTGCTGGCAGTAGGAGGTGGCTCCGTTATCGACGCTACTAAATTTATTGCAGCAGCCTATTATTACGAAGGCGAACCCTGGGATATTCTTTCCAAAGGGGGCGTTATCAAAAAAGCATTGCCCCTGGGCGTTGTATTGACGTTGTCGGCAACCGGTTCCGAAATGAATGAACGTTCTGTCATTTCGCGTGCGGAAACCCGTGAGAAACTGAATTTCGCAAGTCCGCTGGTATTCCCGCAGTTTGCCGTACTCGATCCGGAAGTGACTTATTCATTACCGGCAAGACAAGTCGCCAACGGCGTTGTCGATTCCTTTATCCATGTTGTAGAACAATATCTTACCTATCCGGTGAATGCCAAAGTGCAGGATGCCTTTTCCGAAGGTCTGATGAAAGTGATCTATGACGAGGGTATCAAGGTTTTGGATCATCCGCAGGATTATGATATTCGTGCCAACCTGATGTGGGCAGCCACCAATGCGCTGAATGTATGGATCGGACAAGGCGTTCCGCAGGATTGGTCGTCTCACCGTATGGGATATGCGTTGACAGCCCAGTTCGGTTTGGATCATGCACAGACGCTGGCTATCCTTTTGCCGGGTGTAATGACCTATATGTTCAAGGAAAAGCAAGCCAAACTAGCCCGTATGGGTGAAGTTGTCTTCGGTATCACTGAAGGAACGGAAGAAGAACGTGCCCGTAAAACGATTACGGCCTGCGAAGACTTTTTCCGTCGTATGGGACTGAAAACCCGTTTAAGCGAATGCGGCATCAAAGAAAGCGATTTGGATGCACTTGCAGCTCCGGTAGACAAGCAGGGCTGGCATTTGGGTGAACATCATAATATTGACAGTAAGGTAACACGTGACATCCTGATGTTGCGCTTATAA
- a CDS encoding DUF4295 domain-containing protein: MAKKAVATFKKGDGRTYSKVIKMVKSPKTGAYIFQEEMIPNEAVKDYFAK, from the coding sequence ATGGCAAAAAAAGCAGTTGCAACATTTAAGAAAGGTGACGGCCGTACTTATTCAAAAGTAATTAAAATGGTTAAGTCTCCGAAAACTGGTGCTTACATCTTCCAGGAAGAAATGATTCCTAACGAAGCAGTAAAAGATTATTTTGCGAAATAA